The region AAAATCTTAGCGAGTTTAGAAGGAATACTAGCTCCACACATGGTAACCATACGCTCAATTTGTTTCTTATTTACTACTGGCATAATCCCAGCCTCAATTGGAACTGTAATTCCTTTATTTCTTGCTTTTTCTAAGAAATTAAAAAAATAATCATTATCAAAAAACAATTGGGAGATCAGATGATCTGCACCACAATCCACCTTATACTTTAAATATTCTAGATTCTCCTCCATACTAGATGCTTCTATATGAATTTCAGGATAACAAGCCCCAGATAGATGAAAATCTCCCTTAGTCTTAATGTATTCCACTAAGTTGCTGGCATAAGTAAAGTCTTTTTTGGGCTCTATCTCTGGATTCCTGTCTCCCCTTAAAGCCAAGATATTCATAATTCCTTGACTTTTTAGATACTCAAGGGTGGTATCCATATCTTCTTTCGTAGAATTTACGCAAGTAAGATGAGTAAGTGCATCGATTCCATAATTTGATTGTATATAAGATGCAATATCACAGGTAGTATGATCAGCCGCATTACCTCCGGCACCATACGTTACGCTAATGAAATCAGGATTTAATTTTGTTAACTCGCCTAAAACACGATATATACTTTCCACTGGACTATCCTTCTTTGGTGGAAATACCTCAAGGGAAAATACGGTTTTCCCTTGTCCGAACTTTTTTGATATCTGCATCGGTCTGCTCCCCCTGTTTATCTCTTTTTGAAATCTTATCAGACCCCGACCTCCTATGTCAACAACTTGCGGTAGAATCTGTCAATAAATATTGCTCCCATTGGTGCTGTGATTAAAATAGATATTACCGCTACTGTTAACACAGTCTCACCGCATGGTAATCCCATGGAAAGAGGAATAGCTCCAATCGCTGCCTGAACAGTAGCTTTTGGTGTATAAGCAAGCATACAAAATACTCTTTCTTTCCTTGTCAGCAGTGTTTTTATTAAACAAAGTAATACTCCTAACATTCTAAAGCAGAGTGCACCAAGAACCAATAAGATGACAACTCCTCCTGCTTTCACTGCATAAGAAAGATCAACCGACGCACCGACTAAAGCAAATAGAACAATCTCTGCAGCCACCCATAATTTATTATATTTTGCAGATAAACGTTCTGAAAGAATTGGATAGGTTTGATATAACGTAATTCCTAAGCTCATGATTGCAAGTAACCCCGACATTGGTAGAAATTCTTGCATTCTTGTCTCTAACTCTAATAATAAAAATGAAATACTTAATAGTATAAGAATCTTCACAGAGTCACGGTAATGAAACTTACGAAAGAACCAATTTAGTATAATCCCAGTGATTACTCCAAATAAAATTCCAAGAACAATGGATACCGGTATTCCGACAAATGCAAATACTGACACACCTTCTCCCCCCGCAAGAGACGTAAATGCAGTAAATAATACAATGACATATACATCATCTACTGATGCTCCTGCTAAAATAAGCTCTGGAATACTATGTTTCTTTCCACGACCCTCTTCCATAATACGAAGCATTCTAGGAACTACTACCGCAGGAGAAACTGCAGCAATTACAGCTCCGATAATTGCAGCTTCTAATATAGAGATCTTTAATAAGGCTGGAGCCAATAATACAACTCCTATGATTTCTAAACTAGCAGGTACAAAACACATTAATATCGCTGGGCGTCCAACCTTTTTCAGGGATTTTAAATCAAGAGACAAACCAGCACGCGTCAAGATGATTACCAACGCTAATTTTCTTAAATCCGGTGAAATCGTAAGAATCGATCCATCCAGCAGATTAAGAGCATAAGGACTTAAGATCATTCCAGCTAATAGGATTCCTATTAAACTTGGTAATTTTAACTTTTGTGCAAGTCCTCCTAATAATAAAGAAAGCAAAAAAATGAGTGCTAAACTTATTAACATAAAAACCTCCTAAATTTGTATTAAATATCAAAAAAGCTGATTCCCCCTGTGATAATTCACAGAAGTCATCAGCTTTATAAGCAGTTTAGGTAAAACCTTGGGAGAACTTCATTCCCGTCAGTAAGTATATCAGTTAATTTTCCGTATGTCAAACTAAATAAATCCACTATTTCATCTTCTAATAAACCCACCTATTTCATCTTCCTAAATAAATCCAGCTATTTCATCTTCCACTTTTTCTAAATATGAGTTAGAATGGTACTGATTGGTAGAATGTGTATTAAAGAGCGTTACATTAGAACTAATAACTTGTGTCATACTATAGCAATGACAATAGTTACCGTTACATATAGTAAAAGATTTTGCACGTAATCATCTCTTACTTTAAATTAACGTACATACTGATACTTAGAACAAGAAAAGTACGTAACACGAACATTTCCTTGTAGAAAAAAATATTATACGAATACAATAAAAGGAGTCTTATCTTGAAAACATTAAAAGATTTATACAAAATAGGTGCCGGTCCATCCAGTTCTCATACCATGGGTCCAGCCAAAGCAGCAACTCTTTTCAAAGCAGATTTTCCTGATGTAGATTATTATGAAATAGTTTTATACGATTCCTTAGCAAAAACAGGACGTGGACATCGTACCGACCGAGCACTGCGACAAGCGCTTGCTCCAATTGAAGTCAAAATAATATTTGATACAACAACAAAAGGACTTCCTCATCCAAATACCCTTGATTTTCGTGCAATGAAGCAAGAAGAGCTTGTAGGTAGTATGCGTGTCTATAGTGTTGGTGGTGGGAGTATCCAAATTGAAGGTCGAAAAGACGCTGAATTAACAGATATCTACCCATTAAATAGTTTTACCGAAATTGCAGAGTATTGTCGTACTAACAATTTGCGTATCTGGCAATATGTTGAGGAAATAGAGGGGCCTTCGATTTGGGATTATCTCTCTGAGGTCTGGTTCCAGATGAAAACTTCCATCCATCAAGGCCTGTCTACACAAGGTGAACTTCCTGGAGGATTGCATATTCAAAGAAAAGCTTACTATCTTTTAAATCAACGTCATATGGACGAATCTGCAGAGACAAGGGAAAATCGTACCGTATGTGCTTATGCCTATGCAGTAAGTGAACAAAATGCAGATAACGGAATTATTGTAACAGCTCCGACATGCGGCGCTGCCGGTGTAGTACCCGCTGTACTTAAATATATGCAAGAGAAAAAAGGATTTTCTGATATAGATATTATACATGCTCTTGCTACTGGTGGAATCATCGGAAACTTAATTAAAACAAATGCATCCATTAGTGGAGCAGAGTGTGGTTGTCAAGCTGAGATTGGAAGTGCATGTAGTATGGCTTCTGCGGCTTTAGCAGAATTAGTTGGTATGGGAATCAATCAGATTGAATATGCTGCCGAAGTCGCTATGGAACACCATCTAGGGCTTACTTGCGATCCAATAAAAGGTATGGTGCAAATTCCATGCATTGAGCGAAATGCGGTAGCAGCCATGCGTGCTATTAATGCTTTAAGTTTAGCAAACTTTCTAGCGGAAACCAGAAAAATCTCCTTTGATATGGTTATCGCGACGATGTACCAAACCGGAAAAGACATGCTCCATCATTATAAGGAAACCTCAGAAGGTGGACTTGCTAAGATGTATCCGGTTGATGAAAATGAAAATGACAGTGACGATGATAAATAAGAAAAATAAATCTCAAATGTCAAATATATATTCATAGTTATTTACCGTATCATAAATTATGTAAAAGGACTTTAAAGTAACCGTTTAACTCCAATATATTGAGACATTAATACTGCCAAGTGATAATCTTGTAACTTCACTTGGCAGTCCTCTTATAAAAGGTGAAATTAGGTTTAAGTTTTCCATCTAACCTATTACTAATTCCCTCATTAAACTCTTAACGGTAGTCATTTCTTTCAAACGATAAACTTCTGAACCGCAGAATAATAACGCATTGTCAATATTGCCTTTAACTGCATTAATCAAGGCCTTCGTAATACAGTATGGTGTATTGCTTGGATTGCAGGTTACAATACATCGTAAACAACGATCAATTCTTTCTCGTTCTGTTTTTATTTTTTCTAAGAACTTATTGTGAATTGCTCTTCCTGGCATTCCAACAGGACTTAGAACAATTTCTATGTCTTCTTTCTTCGCCTTCAAATACTCATTCTTATACGCCTGCGAAGCATCGCATTCCTCCGTTACAACAAATCTCGATGCTATTTGAACACCGTCTGCTCCTAGGGATAAGCAATGTATAATATCATTATGATCAAAAACTCCGCCTGCTACAATCACTGGTATTTTAACCTGATATTTCTCTTCATAGCTCTTTTTGCAGTCTATGATTTTCTTAATTTCTTCTTCATAGTTCCAGTTTTCAAATCCATCTAACTCTTCCAAAGAGAATCCTAAGTGACCTCCAGCTTTTGGTCCTTCAATAACTAGAAAATCCGCAGTTCGATGATATTTTCTATCCCACATCTTTAAAATTACATTAGCCGCTTTTACACTAGACACAATTGGTGCTATCTTGGTATTAAATCCTTCTACATACTCTGGTAATGAGATGGGTAACCCCGCACCTGAAATAATTACGTCTGCTCCACTTTTCGCTGCACAAATGACATATTCCTTATAATTTTGCGATGCTACCATAATATTAACACCGACAATTCCATTTTCAGAAATTTCTTTGGCCTTAATCAAATGCTTCTCTATCGCACGAAGATTCGCATTCACTGGATTGGTATAGAAGTCTTCCTCTTCAAATCCAATCTGCGCAGTGGAAATAATACCAATTCCACCTTCTTTTGCTACATTCCCAGCAAGACGGCTAAGGCTAATTCCAACACCCATACCGCCTTGAATTATTGGAAATCTTGATTTTAAATTACCTATAATCAGTGGTTTTAGCTCCATGATATTACTCCTTTTCATACTGAATGTTTGCAATGCAATACTATAAGCCGTCGACGACTTTCTCACACTCTTATACACTTTACTTAGCAATTTCTTGCGCTATATAAAATTCAGTATATTTTTTATTCTGAAACGAAGTTTATATCTGTTCTTTATTCCCCCACCACCGAATAATAAGTTTATTCGTTTAAAGCATTGATTACATTATTTAAGATATTCTATAATATCTTCTGGTTTTTCAACAATAACCTGAGCACCGCTGCGTATTAATTCCTCCCTATTGCGAAATCCCCAATCTACGGATAAGAATTTTAAACCAGCATTCTTCGCAGTTTCTATATCTACCTCAGAATCACCGATATACAAAGCTTCCTCTACACAGCTTCCCAATTCTTTTAGTGCAATATTTACGGTATCGGGATATGGCTTTTTCCGAACCCCCTCTCGCTGTCCAATGGCAACTTCGATATAGTTTGAAAAATACAACTGATTTAAATCTTTCACTGCTGCATCAAACTTATTCGATACTATAGCAAGATGATACCCTTGATTTTTTAGACTACTCAAAAGTGTAAGAATACCATCATAAGGCTTTGTCTTGTTATCGCAATTCCTTGCATAATGCACTTTGAAACACTCCAAAACTTCCTTTGATTTCTCGTTATCTAGTTGCTCAGGAACTGCCAATTCCATTAAGCGAGCTACCCCATTTCCTACAAACTGGCGAACTTCCTCTAAGCTTCTTTCTGGATAACCATAGGTGGAAAGTGTAGCATTCACACTATCCTTAAGATCCTCTAAGGTATTTAATAATGTACCATCCAAGTCAAATATCACTGTCTTAATTTGTTGCATTTTTTCCCTCATTTCTGCGCACGCATGAATGCGTGTGCTTTACTGTGCACATCAAGTTTTCTCCTAAATCTTTCTCCTTCGCTTAAATACTATTATTATAACAAGCTGTGTAAAAAAATCAAATTTAAAGGGAATGTAAAGTATACTCGCATTACCGCTTTTGGTAATATTCCTTTATACAATGAAACACAGGAAAACGTTGAAGATTTATCTAAAACATGATATTGACTTATGACACCTGAATCAGACATCTTATTTTATGCATAGTATTGGGCCTGTGCATTATAAAGCGATGCATAGATGCCGTTTTCCTTTAACAGCTTTTCATGGGTACCGCGTTCTGAAATATTACCGCCATCTATCACGATAATATTATCGCAGAATTTGCAGCTGCTCATTCTGTGGGAGATATAAATTGCTGTCTTCCCCTCTACTATGGTACTAAAATTCTCATAGATTTCCGCTTCTGCTATGGGATCAAGGGCAGCAGTGGGTTCGTCTAGGATTACAAAAGGGCCGTCCTTGTACAATGCCCTGGCAATTGCGATTTTTTGAGCTTCGCCTCCTGATACTTCTACCCCTTCTCCGTTATTTTTATAAAGCTGCGTATTAAGTTTATGAGGCATCGATTCTATCCGGTTTCTGATTCCTGCCTTTTCAAGAACTTTCCACTGTCCCTCTTCCTCAGAAGTCTCTCCTATGGTTAGATTGTCTGATAGTGGAAGAGCTAAGAGCTTAAAATCCTGGAATACAACAGAAAAGACCTTGGTATATTCCTCATAGTCGTAGTACTTTATATCAATTCCATTCAAAAGAATTCTTCCCTCTGTCGGGTCATAGAGCCTGCATAGCAGCTTAATTAAGGTTGTTTTTCCGGCTCCGTTCTTTCCTACTATGGCGTATTTTTGACCCACCTTGAATGTGAGGTTAATGTTATCTAATATTTTGCTACTCGTTCCCGGGTACCAAAAGCTTACATTTTCAAAGGCAAATTCATATTCACCGTCAGAGCGTTTCTCAATTGGAAGGGTCCCTGTATAGTTTGAATTTGGCTTATTGATAAACTCATAATAGGTATTTAAGTATTCTGTTCGGTAATAGAAGCTGTTATATTCTACGATTTCACTTCGGATGGAAGCTGTAAGTTCAAGGATGGCACCTGCATACATAAACACTTCTCCGATATTGATAACCCCATAAATTGCCTTTCCTCCCAGTATCACATATACCAGCCCAGAAGTTAACTGGGTTAGTAATACAATGACCCCCGTATATACGCCGTCCGTTGTTGACCATTTTAAAAAGATACTGTTGATATTCTTCATGATGCTTTTTAAATAATGATCTAAGAGTCCCTGCATGGAATAAATTCGAATATCCTTTCCATACTGGTAATTATACATAAGTGCCAGCATGTATTCTCCAAGAGAATTTAAATGCTGATTTTTCTTTTCCACCTCATAAAATTTCTTATAGGATATAGCGGATAGCTTAAGGCTAATTAGAAAAATCACTGTGAAGACCACAATTATCAGGAGGGAAGACCATATAGAGGAAAAGAAATTCCTGCTGTCCGTTTTTACGTGGGTAAAAAGAGAAATCACAAAGGCAAGTGAAAACAGGATCGAAAATCCTTTTTCAATCAGAATGTAGATGCTTTGTATCTGATTGCTGATGCCTCCCGAGCTATTTTCTCCTCCCTGGACTCTTCGGATGGCATCCATGGTCTCAGTTTTTTCGAATTCCTCATATTCCATGGTA is a window of Lachnoclostridium phytofermentans ISDg DNA encoding:
- the metF gene encoding methylenetetrahydrofolate reductase [NAD(P)H], giving the protein MQISKKFGQGKTVFSLEVFPPKKDSPVESIYRVLGELTKLNPDFISVTYGAGGNAADHTTCDIASYIQSNYGIDALTHLTCVNSTKEDMDTTLEYLKSQGIMNILALRGDRNPEIEPKKDFTYASNLVEYIKTKGDFHLSGACYPEIHIEASSMEENLEYLKYKVDCGADHLISQLFFDNDYFFNFLEKARNKGITVPIEAGIMPVVNKKQIERMVTMCGASIPSKLAKILQRYEHQEEALRDAGIAYAVEQIMHLVASGVDGIHLYTMNNAYIATKIHEAIFRLL
- a CDS encoding HAD family hydrolase gives rise to the protein MQQIKTVIFDLDGTLLNTLEDLKDSVNATLSTYGYPERSLEEVRQFVGNGVARLMELAVPEQLDNEKSKEVLECFKVHYARNCDNKTKPYDGILTLLSSLKNQGYHLAIVSNKFDAAVKDLNQLYFSNYIEVAIGQREGVRKKPYPDTVNIALKELGSCVEEALYIGDSEVDIETAKNAGLKFLSVDWGFRNREELIRSGAQVIVEKPEDIIEYLK
- a CDS encoding ABC transporter ATP-binding protein, with product MKFKKVWHDSISFIKLIKTDHPNIIWIIVMGALAGAAGPFTQLFFYGRVLNKVVKGQYQECILDIIILLTAALILNLIKKACDQSVIVLREACADTIYLKTAEKAFTMEYEEFEKTETMDAIRRVQGGENSSGGISNQIQSIYILIEKGFSILFSLAFVISLFTHVKTDSRNFFSSIWSSLLIIVVFTVIFLISLKLSAISYKKFYEVEKKNQHLNSLGEYMLALMYNYQYGKDIRIYSMQGLLDHYLKSIMKNINSIFLKWSTTDGVYTGVIVLLTQLTSGLVYVILGGKAIYGVINIGEVFMYAGAILELTASIRSEIVEYNSFYYRTEYLNTYYEFINKPNSNYTGTLPIEKRSDGEYEFAFENVSFWYPGTSSKILDNINLTFKVGQKYAIVGKNGAGKTTLIKLLCRLYDPTEGRILLNGIDIKYYDYEEYTKVFSVVFQDFKLLALPLSDNLTIGETSEEEGQWKVLEKAGIRNRIESMPHKLNTQLYKNNGEGVEVSGGEAQKIAIARALYKDGPFVILDEPTAALDPIAEAEIYENFSTIVEGKTAIYISHRMSSCKFCDNIIVIDGGNISERGTHEKLLKENGIYASLYNAQAQYYA
- a CDS encoding L-serine ammonia-lyase, iron-sulfur-dependent, subunit alpha, encoding MKTLKDLYKIGAGPSSSHTMGPAKAATLFKADFPDVDYYEIVLYDSLAKTGRGHRTDRALRQALAPIEVKIIFDTTTKGLPHPNTLDFRAMKQEELVGSMRVYSVGGGSIQIEGRKDAELTDIYPLNSFTEIAEYCRTNNLRIWQYVEEIEGPSIWDYLSEVWFQMKTSIHQGLSTQGELPGGLHIQRKAYYLLNQRHMDESAETRENRTVCAYAYAVSEQNADNGIIVTAPTCGAAGVVPAVLKYMQEKKGFSDIDIIHALATGGIIGNLIKTNASISGAECGCQAEIGSACSMASAALAELVGMGINQIEYAAEVAMEHHLGLTCDPIKGMVQIPCIERNAVAAMRAINALSLANFLAETRKISFDMVIATMYQTGKDMLHHYKETSEGGLAKMYPVDENENDSDDDK
- a CDS encoding cation:proton antiporter domain-containing protein, producing the protein MLISLALIFLLSLLLGGLAQKLKLPSLIGILLAGMILSPYALNLLDGSILTISPDLRKLALVIILTRAGLSLDLKSLKKVGRPAILMCFVPASLEIIGVVLLAPALLKISILEAAIIGAVIAAVSPAVVVPRMLRIMEEGRGKKHSIPELILAGASVDDVYVIVLFTAFTSLAGGEGVSVFAFVGIPVSIVLGILFGVITGIILNWFFRKFHYRDSVKILILLSISFLLLELETRMQEFLPMSGLLAIMSLGITLYQTYPILSERLSAKYNKLWVAAEIVLFALVGASVDLSYAVKAGGVVILLVLGALCFRMLGVLLCLIKTLLTRKERVFCMLAYTPKATVQAAIGAIPLSMGLPCGETVLTVAVISILITAPMGAIFIDRFYRKLLT
- a CDS encoding NAD(P)H-dependent flavin oxidoreductase, which encodes MELKPLIIGNLKSRFPIIQGGMGVGISLSRLAGNVAKEGGIGIISTAQIGFEEEDFYTNPVNANLRAIEKHLIKAKEISENGIVGVNIMVASQNYKEYVICAAKSGADVIISGAGLPISLPEYVEGFNTKIAPIVSSVKAANVILKMWDRKYHRTADFLVIEGPKAGGHLGFSLEELDGFENWNYEEEIKKIIDCKKSYEEKYQVKIPVIVAGGVFDHNDIIHCLSLGADGVQIASRFVVTEECDASQAYKNEYLKAKKEDIEIVLSPVGMPGRAIHNKFLEKIKTERERIDRCLRCIVTCNPSNTPYCITKALINAVKGNIDNALLFCGSEVYRLKEMTTVKSLMRELVIG